A window of Armatimonadota bacterium genomic DNA:
CCTGTGGATGGTCGATCAAGAAGGCCTTGACCCCTGCAGTCGCCGTATCGCCATAGATCTCGCCCAGGTTGGCGCCGGTGATCCGGGCGCCCGCGCGAGCGGTGGCGTCGGAGTTTCGGATAACCTCCATGCGACCGTTGCCAACGTCATCCACGAACATTTGGGATCTGACCTTAAGCGCGGTGGCCGCGTTGGGCTTTGAGGCGGCGACGAATCCATGATGCCGTTGGACGGCGCCGGTGCCGACCGCGCTCAGTTGCACGATCGGCAGGGCGCCTTCGTTGTTGACGATGATTCGGCCGTGGTCGCCTGTGGTGTTTCGCGCCAGTTCGATCCGGGCGCTGCCAGCAACAGTTGAAACCAACACTCGGCCGCTGAAATTAGCGGCGGCCTGGCCTGTGGCCTCATTGTTGTGGATCACGCGCATGGTTGTGTTCGTGGATGCGGCAGGCGATGAGGCAAATACCGCGTTTTGCGATGCGGCTGCGGACTCGGCGAATACGGCAACGCCCCCTGCGCCTTCGGCTTTGCCGTAGACACCGTGGCCGCTAGCGCCAGTTGCATGGCCGTAGACTCCGCTTCCGCCTGTCGTATTGCCGAAAACACCGATGGCCGATAGACCGGTGTTGGCTTGACCGTGCACTCCGATGCCAGCAGCTTGAGAGGACGAGCCATATACGCCTGTTCCGACGATCGGCGTTCCGGCGGCGCCGAATTGCCCGACGACGCCGATGCCGCTGGTGGTTGTGCCGTAGACGCCCTTGGCGGCCGCGCCGTTGTTGGCTACGCCTAAGACAGCGGCGGCGCCCGCCGTTCCGGTGATCGCATGCATGGCCGTGCCTGCGGGCGCCGTAGGAGCGGCGCCTGCGGCGATCGCGACCATACCGATACCGGTCGTGCTTTGTCCAAGCACGCCGATACCGGTCGCATTGTTCGCTCGACCCGATACGCCTATGCCGTTGGCCACATCGGCCCGCCCGGTAACGCCTCGAGCGCCTGCGCCTGTGGCAACGCCTTGCACCGCGTCGCCATCGGCTGCCGAAGCTCTGGCATCGACGCCCACGCCTACGCCTTCTGCATAGACGCCGATAGAGGCGGCTCCGTTGGGCGCACGGAAGTAGCCCGCGGTTACGTTATTGTTGACGATATTGGCTTCGACGCCGCGGCCGCCGGCATTGACGTTGGCCGAGACCCCGACCGTAACGCCGCGCCCGTCGACACCGACATTTCCGGTGCCTATGACGCCAAATGTTCCGCCGGTTGCTCGGACGGCTGTTCCAGCATTAGCCGTCGCATCGACGCCGAACGCATTGCCCGTGATCGTCGCGCCGACGGCTCCGGCGCCGTTGACGGCAGAAGCCGTGAGGCCGGTGCCGTTGGCGCCGGTGGCCGAACCGATCAGCCCGGTGCCGCCTCCTGCGGTCGCTGTTGCGGTTACACCAATGTTCGTGCCGGTGAATCCGCCGCCAGGACCTCCGCCTGAGGTTACAAGGACGCCTTCTCGGCCTGCGCCGCCTGCGATGATGCGCGCGCCGATGCCGTCTACAGTCGTAACAAAGACTCCGACGCCGCCAGCGGCGGAGGCGTCTGCTCGGACTCCGATACCGCCAGTCGTCGTTCCATGAACTCCAATGGCGTTGCCTCCGTTGTCGGCAATGCCTCGCACGCCTGTAGAGTTGAGGCCCGTGGCTTCGCCGCGGATGGCTGCGGCGCCTCCAATGGAAGAAACGCCCCAGACGCCGGTGCCGGCCGGAACGGCTACGATCCCCGCGCCGACCAATCCGTGAACGCCGACAGTGTTCAGGCTAAAGCCTTGTACGCCGGCCCCTGCATCGTTTCGCCCGCCTACGCCAGCTGCGTTCGGGCCTATCGCGTTGCCTTGAATGCCGTAGCCGGTGCCTGTGTTCGAAATTGTAAAGACCGCTGCCGGCGTTCCTACATTGGCGGCGCCGACAAATGGGAGGAGCAGTCCGCTTGCTATGGGATAGGCCCAACCGGCGTTGCCGAAACCGTCCGAGGTGATCGCCTGTCCGACCAAGCCGCCCGCTCCGCTGATCTTGTTGATCGTTACGGACGCATTCTGAAGGTGCACGTTGCCTACGGCTAGCGGCGCGATTTTCGTCGCGTCCACTGCCGCGTTTGCGATGTGTCCAGTTTCTACCGCTAGCGCTGCGATCTTCGTGCCGTCCACTGCCGCGTTCGCGATCTTTGGCGTGGTTACGGCCCCATCCGCTAACTTCGCAGTGGTAACCTGGTTATCGCCGATCTTTCCGGTCGTAACGGCGCCATCCGCAAGTTTGGCTGTCGTAACCTGGTTATCGCCGATCTTTCCGGTCGTAACCGCGCCGTCGGCCAACTTGGGCGTGGTTACAGCGCCATCCGCAAGTTTGGCTGTCGTAACCTGGTTATCGCCGATTTTGGCCGTAGTAACCGCGCCATCGGCCAGCTTTGGCGTCGTAACCGACCCGTCGGCCAGCATGGCGGTGACCACGCCTAAAGGCATGATCGAAATCTCATCGCCGACTATCTGCAGTCCGGCTCCGGCCGTTACGATGGTGCCCGGCCCGGGCTTCCAGACTTCGAGCCCTGCGTCCCACTTCAGCACTTGGCCGTTAGTCGGCGCATCGGCGGCGATGTTCCGACCCTGCAATCGGATCGCATTGGCCGTATGCGCATAAATAGAGTAGGGCACTGGCATCATCTTGATGCGCGGCGCAAGCACATTGTGAGGATCGGTGTCGGCCCCTGGCCGCACGGATATCTCTAGCCAACGATCGGCGCCGGCAAAGGCTCCCGCCCCAAAGTCTAGATCAACGCTGAACAGACCATTGGCAACGTCGAGGTCGTTGAACGAGACGGTGGAACCGATCTGGTCGCCCAACGTCTCGGCGTTGAAAAGCTTAAACTGAAAGTCGAACTGCCCGTTGGCCGGGCCGCCGTCCTGTCGGATCTGACCCTGATAGTTAAAAGCAGTCTGCCCAAAAACTGTCAAACAGAGCGCGGCATAAACCGCAAGCGTCGCAAAGTAGCGCATCTAATCCCTCCTTACCTTTTGTGAAGCGATTAGAGTATACGCCGGTTTTGGGTCAGATTCCTGCTTCTCGTCGGTATAATCCCAGCGCTTATGGTTGCCCCAAGGGTCGTGCCGCCGATTGTGCTCAGCCCTATGAGAGCCGATCACTTGGATCAGGTGATCGCTATCGAGCGTCTCAGCTATTCTTCGCCTTGGACAAGAGGCGCGTTTGCGGCCGAACTATCCAACGCGGCAGCCTTCTACTTAATCGCGACACTGGACGATGCGTTGATCGGTTATGGCGGTTCTTGGTCGGTAATCGATGAAACCCATATCACTACAGTCGCCGTTCACCCAGATTTTCGGGGCAACCGGTATGGCGAAGCGATCCTGCACGCCATGCTGGACGCAGGAAAGAGGCATGGGATGGAGCGAGCGACCTTAGAGGTTCGCGCCAGCAATCAAGCGGCTATCGCCCTTTACCAAAAGTACGGGTTCGTGGACGTTGGAGCGCGACCAAACTACTATAAGGACCCCGTCGAGGACGGTCTTATCATGTGGCTGGAGGGGCTTGCGTCGCCTCGCTACGAGCTTCGATTGAAGGAACTGCGCAAGGGGCTTAATTATGTTGCTCCTTGGGATTGAAACCAGTTGCGACGAGACGGCGGCGGCAATAGTCCGCGACGATCGTGCTGTGCTCTCCAGCATTGTCGCCTCGCAAGTGGACATTCATGCTCAATGGGGCGGCATCGTGCCAGAGGCTGCGGCACGCATGCATGTCGAACGGGTCAATCCGGTCATTCAACAGGCTTTAGATACAGCCGGAATCGGCTTTGACGGCATCGATGCGGTCGCGGTAACGCACCGGCCTGGTTTGGTCGGAGCGCTCGTCGTCGGCATGGCGGCGGCCAAGGCGATCTCTTTCGCCCGAAAGATTCCATTAGTAGGGGTCAATCACTTGGCAGGGCATTTCTACTCGCCTTTTCTATCTGCCGAGCCTCGTTTTCCTTGCATTGCGCTCATCGTGTCGGGCGGCCACACAGAACTGGTCTATTCGAAGGCCCCAGAGAAGTTCCAGCTGATCGGGCAGACGCTGGACGATGCGGCGGGCGAGGCCTTCGACAAGACCGCTCGACTCTTAGGTCTTGGCTATCCGGGCGGAGCGGCGCTTTCGGAATTGGCCAAGCAGGGAGATTCGACCCAGATCAAACTCCCCCGGGCGAAGTTGTCAACGCCGTTCGACTTCAGTTTCAGCGGGCTCAAAACGGCTGTTCTGCGTTACGTTCAATCCGCTCCAAAAGGCTTCTCGAAACCG
This region includes:
- the tsaD gene encoding tRNA (adenosine(37)-N6)-threonylcarbamoyltransferase complex transferase subunit TsaD, which gives rise to MLLLGIETSCDETAAAIVRDDRAVLSSIVASQVDIHAQWGGIVPEAAARMHVERVNPVIQQALDTAGIGFDGIDAVAVTHRPGLVGALVVGMAAAKAISFARKIPLVGVNHLAGHFYSPFLSAEPRFPCIALIVSGGHTELVYSKAPEKFQLIGQTLDDAAGEAFDKTARLLGLGYPGGAALSELAKQGDSTQIKLPRAKLSTPFDFSFSGLKTAVLRYVQSAPKGFSKPDLCAALEMAIAEPLVSRTMAGAETYGVGTVTVSGGVSANRTLRSLMASACEQNGFELLMPEPHYCTDNAAMIALAGWYRLQTHGPDDFDLDAYAYGDWSS
- the rimI gene encoding ribosomal protein S18-alanine N-acetyltransferase produces the protein MRADHLDQVIAIERLSYSSPWTRGAFAAELSNAAAFYLIATLDDALIGYGGSWSVIDETHITTVAVHPDFRGNRYGEAILHAMLDAGKRHGMERATLEVRASNQAAIALYQKYGFVDVGARPNYYKDPVEDGLIMWLEGLASPRYELRLKELRKGLNYVAPWD